The Nocardia arthritidis genome has a window encoding:
- a CDS encoding cation diffusion facilitator family transporter yields the protein MMLEVRRRAVLERRIRLFVAATISYNALEAIVALAAGAEAGSTALIGFGLDSVIEVSSAAAIAWQFAGRDPQARERVALRIIACSFFALAAYVTVDSIHALSGADAARHAPVGIGLAAVSLVVMPALSRGQRRTGRELGSASAVADSKQTLLCTYLSAVLLAGLALNSLFGWTWADPVAALVIAGLAVKSGRDAWRGDTCCPAPVSAERIGHNRTCCE from the coding sequence CTGATGCTCGAGGTGCGCAGGCGAGCGGTGCTGGAGCGTCGGATTCGCCTGTTCGTCGCCGCCACGATCTCCTACAACGCGCTGGAGGCGATCGTCGCGCTGGCCGCGGGTGCGGAGGCGGGGTCGACCGCGCTGATCGGGTTCGGCTTGGATTCGGTGATCGAGGTGTCCTCGGCCGCGGCCATCGCCTGGCAGTTCGCCGGACGCGATCCACAGGCGCGGGAGCGGGTCGCACTCCGGATCATCGCCTGCTCGTTCTTCGCGCTCGCGGCGTACGTCACCGTGGATTCGATTCACGCACTGTCCGGCGCCGACGCCGCGCGACACGCGCCGGTAGGGATCGGGTTGGCCGCGGTCAGCCTCGTCGTGATGCCCGCGCTGTCGCGGGGGCAGCGGCGGACCGGTCGCGAACTCGGTTCGGCCTCCGCCGTCGCCGATTCGAAGCAGACACTGTTGTGCACGTATCTCTCGGCGGTGCTGCTGGCCGGGCTGGCCTTGAACAGTTTGTTCGGTTGGACGTGGGCCGATCCGGTCGCCGCGCTCGTCATCGCCGGGCTCGCGGTGAAATCCGGCCGCGACGCGTGGCGCGGTGACACATGTTGTCCGGCACCGGTTTCCGCCGAGCGAATCGGACATAACCGCACATGTTGTGAATAA
- a CDS encoding NAD(P)/FAD-dependent oxidoreductase has protein sequence MKHRIVILGAGYSGAITAGRLAKRLHPDDVEITVVNADSEFVERVRMHQLASGQRLPARPLRNVFAGTGIRFRQARVTAVDVDGGTVGILGEHGAETLGYDTLVYALGSTVADCGVPGVAEYGYHVASKQAALRLRARLGELAPGAAVLVVGGGLTGIEAATELAEARPDLRVTIAARGGVGDWLDEKAQRHLRRAFERLGIKVEECAEITRVEAAGAVTATGRIPAEMIVWTAGFAVHPIAAATTLAVSDTGRIVVDATMRSVSHPDVYAVGDAAFAEGVGGKPLRMGCATATPMAWQGADALAARLTGRKVSAAPIGYANQCISLGRRDGIVQRVTPEDEPTSVVITGRLGARIKEFICAATAWSIMHPTLMVPSRRRHLVPEVDMAIASTIRHLR, from the coding sequence ATGAAGCACCGCATCGTAATTCTCGGCGCCGGGTACTCCGGAGCCATCACCGCCGGTCGACTCGCCAAGCGGCTGCATCCCGACGACGTCGAGATCACCGTCGTCAACGCGGATTCGGAGTTCGTGGAGCGGGTGCGGATGCATCAGCTCGCGAGCGGGCAGCGGCTACCCGCTCGGCCGCTGCGTAACGTGTTCGCGGGCACCGGGATTCGCTTCCGGCAGGCGCGGGTCACCGCGGTGGATGTCGACGGCGGGACCGTCGGCATCCTCGGTGAGCACGGCGCCGAAACCCTCGGCTACGACACCCTGGTGTACGCCCTGGGCAGCACCGTCGCCGACTGCGGAGTCCCCGGGGTGGCCGAATACGGCTATCACGTCGCGAGCAAGCAGGCCGCGCTGCGGTTGCGGGCGCGCCTCGGTGAATTGGCGCCGGGAGCGGCGGTGCTCGTTGTCGGTGGCGGACTCACCGGCATCGAAGCGGCCACCGAACTCGCCGAGGCCCGGCCGGATCTCCGGGTCACGATCGCGGCGCGTGGCGGCGTCGGCGATTGGCTCGACGAGAAGGCCCAGCGACACCTGCGCCGAGCCTTCGAACGGCTCGGCATCAAGGTCGAGGAGTGTGCCGAGATCACCCGCGTCGAGGCAGCAGGGGCCGTCACCGCCACAGGGCGGATTCCGGCCGAAATGATCGTGTGGACAGCGGGTTTCGCGGTGCATCCGATCGCGGCGGCCACCACCTTGGCGGTATCGGACACCGGACGGATCGTCGTCGACGCCACCATGCGCTCGGTCTCGCACCCCGATGTGTACGCGGTCGGTGACGCCGCGTTCGCCGAAGGGGTCGGCGGTAAGCCGCTGCGGATGGGCTGCGCGACGGCGACTCCGATGGCGTGGCAGGGGGCGGACGCCCTCGCCGCGCGCCTGACCGGTCGCAAGGTTTCCGCGGCGCCGATCGGCTATGCGAACCAATGCATCAGCCTCGGCCGTCGCGATGGCATCGTGCAGCGGGTGACGCCCGAGGACGAGCCGACATCCGTCGTGATCACCGGTCGCCTCGGTGCCCGCATCAAGGAATTTATCTGCGCCGCAACGGCTTGGAGCATCATGCATCCGACGCTGATGGTGCCGAGCCGCCGTCGTCATCTGGTGCCGGAGGTGGACATGGCAATTGCGTCTACCATCCGCCACCTGCGGTAA
- a CDS encoding alpha/beta fold hydrolase: MRTVVSAALAAVVVGGLVAGCGDPGGKPDALSWCPTVPGYTVECGQVQRPLVADRPDLGTVDIGYALVRHGKDVPSAGTVVPNPGGPGVPMIAHAAEAVAVSEHLLADHDLLLIDPRGTGVSSPLDCGIDARQFQLGTREQQLAAVEHCGAQLGSRAAGYTSAAAADDFDAVRERLGVPKLVLYGISYGTYLMPVYAQRHPDHVQSIVLTGAYSPDMNQLGTANAEAVSLALQRICERSRACDGNAAVADLAAVAQRMRTRPITVATDHGPLLLDEGKLGNLVFEAGTSNVGAHPEQLVPLGMLPAALHGAVRGDDRGISEFVRATTDEPAYENIGSYVAVTCNDYPTLWSPDASLPQREQQYRQALANPPAESGAFSVEGFGAALRDGGDSCIRWPGLKNHQRPDQMREPLPNVPVLVLSGDLDAITPDANGKRAAARFANATFVSVPNTGHVPDLEPSGCVTGIVAEFVRTGAPGSTACLSAIPPIAVTPVAG, from the coding sequence ATGCGCACTGTGGTGAGCGCGGCGCTGGCCGCGGTGGTCGTCGGCGGATTGGTTGCCGGATGCGGCGATCCCGGCGGTAAACCGGATGCGCTGTCCTGGTGTCCGACGGTGCCCGGCTACACCGTCGAATGCGGGCAGGTACAGCGCCCCTTGGTCGCGGATCGGCCCGACCTCGGCACGGTCGACATCGGGTACGCGCTGGTGCGGCACGGCAAGGATGTGCCGAGCGCGGGCACCGTCGTCCCGAATCCGGGCGGTCCCGGGGTGCCGATGATCGCGCACGCGGCCGAGGCGGTGGCCGTATCGGAGCACTTGCTCGCCGATCACGACCTGCTGCTGATCGATCCGCGCGGGACCGGGGTTTCGAGTCCGCTCGATTGCGGCATCGATGCGCGGCAGTTTCAGCTCGGCACCAGGGAACAGCAGTTGGCGGCCGTGGAACACTGTGGTGCACAACTGGGTTCGCGTGCCGCGGGCTACACCTCGGCGGCCGCGGCCGACGATTTCGATGCCGTGCGGGAGCGGCTTGGCGTCCCGAAATTGGTGCTGTACGGCATCTCCTACGGCACCTACCTGATGCCGGTCTACGCCCAACGCCATCCCGACCACGTTCAGTCCATCGTGCTGACGGGCGCGTACTCGCCGGATATGAATCAGCTGGGGACCGCGAATGCCGAAGCGGTATCGCTTGCGCTGCAACGGATCTGCGAACGCAGTAGGGCCTGCGACGGCAATGCCGCGGTGGCCGATCTCGCGGCGGTGGCACAGCGGATGCGTACCCGGCCGATCACGGTGGCCACCGACCACGGGCCGCTTCTGCTCGACGAGGGCAAGCTCGGCAACCTGGTCTTCGAGGCCGGGACCAGCAATGTCGGCGCGCATCCGGAACAGCTTGTGCCGCTTGGCATGTTGCCCGCCGCGCTGCACGGCGCGGTGCGCGGCGACGACCGCGGAATCTCGGAATTCGTCCGGGCGACAACGGATGAGCCCGCATACGAGAACATCGGTTCCTATGTGGCGGTGACCTGCAACGACTATCCGACGCTGTGGTCGCCCGACGCGAGCCTGCCGCAGCGGGAACAGCAGTACCGGCAGGCGCTTGCGAACCCGCCCGCGGAGTCGGGTGCGTTCAGCGTCGAGGGCTTCGGCGCCGCGCTGCGCGACGGCGGCGATTCCTGCATTCGCTGGCCGGGTCTGAAGAACCATCAGCGCCCCGACCAGATGCGCGAACCGCTGCCGAACGTGCCGGTACTGGTGTTGTCCGGCGATCTCGACGCCATCACGCCCGACGCCAACGGCAAGCGCGCGGCGGCCCGATTCGCGAACGCGACCTTCGTTTCGGTGCCCAACACCGGACATGTCCCGGATCTCGAGCCGAGCGGCTGCGTCACCGGAATCGTCGCGGAATTCGTACGGACCGGCGCCCCGGGCTCGACCGCCTGCCTGAGCGCGATCCCACCCATCGCGGTGACTCCGGTCGCCGGCTGA
- a CDS encoding SAM-dependent methyltransferase produces the protein MGIETRKPNSARVYNYLLGGKDNYEVDQLVAQRMLDVAPDTGTVARLSRRFLVQAVRIAAEAGIQQFVDLGAGIPVSPNVHEIAQKIDASARVASVDHDPVVYMHSTALLSGVPGVIPMLADIRRTDELIDRLRTEALIDFDRPVAILLVGVLHFVVDKAQPPAIIARLRTELAPGSYLAFTHGSDESDRSFMLQSLSDTAGSTAQSVYRSRDEVRGFFDGFEFLGPGLVPIQEWLDDGPPRTSLVILGGVCRKP, from the coding sequence ATGGGCATCGAGACACGAAAGCCCAATTCGGCGCGAGTGTACAACTACCTCCTGGGCGGAAAAGACAACTACGAGGTAGACCAATTGGTCGCCCAGCGGATGTTGGACGTCGCCCCCGATACCGGCACGGTCGCGCGGTTGAGTCGCCGTTTCCTGGTCCAAGCCGTGCGCATTGCCGCCGAGGCGGGCATACAGCAATTCGTGGACCTCGGCGCGGGCATCCCGGTCTCGCCCAATGTGCACGAGATCGCCCAGAAGATCGACGCATCGGCTCGGGTGGCATCCGTCGACCACGACCCGGTCGTGTACATGCACAGCACCGCGCTGCTTTCGGGCGTGCCCGGCGTTATCCCGATGCTGGCCGATATCCGGCGCACCGACGAACTCATCGACCGGCTCCGGACCGAGGCGCTGATCGATTTCGACCGGCCGGTGGCGATTCTGCTGGTCGGTGTGCTGCACTTCGTCGTCGACAAGGCGCAGCCGCCCGCGATCATCGCCCGGCTGCGCACCGAACTCGCACCCGGCAGCTACCTCGCCTTCACCCACGGCTCCGATGAATCCGACCGGAGTTTCATGCTGCAATCGCTGTCGGATACCGCGGGCAGCACTGCCCAGAGCGTGTACCGCTCCCGGGACGAGGTGCGCGGCTTCTTCGACGGCTTCGAATTCCTCGGCCCCGGTTTGGTACCCATCCAGGAATGGCTGGACGACGGTCCGCCCAGAACCAGCCTGGTGATATTGGGCGGCGTCTGCCGTAAGCCGTAG
- a CDS encoding ArsR/SmtB family transcription factor: METLQHSDALARFGHALSDPTRTQILLSLRSGPGYPSDLAERIGVSRQILSNHLACLRGCGLVVAVPEGRRSRYELADARIGRALHDLLGLVLAVDPACCPASDADGCC, from the coding sequence GTGGAAACACTGCAGCATTCGGATGCGCTGGCCAGGTTCGGGCATGCGCTGTCGGATCCGACCCGCACGCAGATCCTGTTGAGCCTGCGATCGGGGCCGGGCTATCCGTCGGACTTGGCCGAGCGGATCGGCGTATCGCGCCAGATTCTGTCGAATCATCTTGCGTGCCTGCGCGGTTGCGGATTGGTGGTGGCCGTTCCCGAGGGGCGGCGCAGCCGATACGAGCTCGCGGACGCCCGCATCGGCCGGGCACTGCACGACCTGCTCGGCCTGGTGCTCGCGGTCGACCCGGCATGCTGTCCGGCTTCCGACGCCGACGGGTGCTGCTGA
- a CDS encoding methyltransferase — protein MSTIRKTEEHTDRSACRHSESDVPQQIRIVVADDRMKADIAYKLAADGVTLLWRGDFHNGRQLLSALRRRVDRRSKQRAGGTFQQYRRLRGDRARILGRLVVLLDDDYALELRRAPDVRQACREAYGPPSGPRTVSLTELLGVLGAHQWRIRGVEVPALGARIHPHYGVFSPVRGEYIDLVARAPLPEVSDGLPRTAFDLGTGTGVLAAVLARRGFDRIIATDNSSRALACARDNIDRLGLADRVEIAGPTLYPEGRAHLVVCNPPWLPERPTSILERGVYDENEEMLDGFLAGLTDHLAAGGEGWLILSDLAEHLGLRAPGELPDRIAAAGLRVVDRLEIRPRHRRPRDAADPLHQARIAEITSLWRLTPG, from the coding sequence CCGAAAGTGATGTGCCGCAACAAATTCGGATTGTCGTGGCGGACGACCGCATGAAGGCGGATATCGCATACAAACTGGCCGCCGATGGCGTGACCCTGCTGTGGCGCGGCGATTTCCACAACGGCAGGCAACTGTTGAGCGCGCTGCGCCGCCGCGTCGACCGCAGATCGAAGCAGCGGGCCGGCGGCACCTTCCAGCAGTATCGGCGGCTACGCGGCGACCGCGCGCGGATCCTCGGGCGCTTGGTAGTACTCCTCGACGACGATTACGCGCTGGAGCTGCGCCGCGCCCCTGATGTGCGGCAGGCTTGCCGGGAGGCGTACGGTCCGCCATCGGGACCCCGAACCGTCTCGCTCACCGAGCTTTTGGGTGTGCTCGGGGCGCATCAGTGGCGGATAAGAGGTGTCGAGGTGCCTGCGCTCGGTGCGCGCATCCACCCGCACTACGGCGTATTCTCGCCGGTCCGTGGCGAATACATCGACCTGGTCGCGCGGGCGCCGCTGCCGGAGGTGTCGGATGGATTGCCGCGCACCGCATTCGATCTCGGTACCGGGACCGGTGTGCTGGCGGCGGTGCTGGCGCGGCGCGGTTTCGATCGAATCATCGCTACCGACAACAGTTCTCGAGCCTTGGCCTGCGCCCGCGACAATATCGATCGGCTCGGCTTGGCCGATCGCGTCGAAATCGCCGGTCCCACACTCTATCCCGAAGGCCGTGCGCACCTCGTGGTGTGCAATCCACCCTGGCTGCCCGAGCGGCCGACCTCGATACTCGAGCGGGGCGTCTACGACGAGAACGAGGAAATGCTCGACGGTTTCCTCGCCGGTTTGACCGATCACCTCGCGGCAGGCGGCGAAGGCTGGCTCATCCTCTCCGACCTCGCCGAGCACCTCGGCCTGCGCGCGCCCGGCGAACTGCCGGACCGAATCGCCGCCGCCGGTCTGCGTGTGGTCGACCGGCTGGAAATCCGCCCGCGGCATCGGCGGCCGCGCGATGCGGCCGACCCGCTGCACCAAGCCAGAATCGCCGAGATCACCTCGCTGTGGCGGCTGACGCCCGGGTAA